The region TGGTCGCGGGAGGGCTGAGACTACAACTCCCAGCATACACAGAAAGCTGTGACAGCGAGAGTTCTCGGTGGTGCGGAGGACTCAGCGGAGAACTCAATGGATgtctggggtgggagtggggggctAGGGCGCTTGGGTGCCTCTGCAGCAAGGACCGCAGGACCCCGCCGCCATGCTGCTGGAGCCCCCGACCCCGGGGCCTGCAGCTTCCGACGCGCCTCCGGATTCCAGCCGCATCCGCCACGGCGCAGGTGAGGAGACGGGGCGGGAGCTGACTGACAGCCCAGCGGGATCCTCGCTGGCTGCGAGGCTAGGGCTGTGGTCGACGTCTAGGACTGGAAACGGAATGGAACGGGGCGTGGGGAGGGCAGGAGCCAACAGGTTTGCAAGAAAGACCAGAAGTGGACCAAGGGGTGGGGCATGAACTGTGATCCTGGATTGGTGACGGTCGGGAAAGTCCACTTCTCTCTTAAGTTGCCTCTATTGAGGACCTGGCACAGGCAAGCATCAGGGGttgggcagaaaagatggtggaactAATAAGCAAGCCAATCTGGATGGTGTCATTCTGGTAGGGGCATCAACTAGCTGGAAGGAAAACACGGGAGGGAATGGAATGGAAGTGGCTGGAAGGAAAATGAGGCCAGGATTATACCTTCCACGAAGGCTCCCAACCGAATCAGCCCGGCTGCTTTCCCTGCATCACTGTGTGTTCTCTCCACTCCTCTACAGTGCCCCCCTGGGCTCTGGCCACCATCGTGCTGGTCTCAGGCCTCCTTGTCTTCAGCTGCTGTTTCTGTTTCTACCGGAAGCGCTGTCGCAGGCGGCTGGGCAAGAAGAGTCAGGCCCAAGCCCAGGTCCACCTTCAGGAAGTGAAGGAGCTGGGCCGGAGTTACATAGATAAGGTGTGGCTTGGCCCCGTCCCTCAATCTGCCCTTCtccaccctgctcctctctgtgGTCCAGTGGATCTCCATCACTAGTCCCTTCCCTCCAAAATCTGGGGCATTCTTCCCTATGTGTCCAGCTCCCTGGACTCTGAGGACCCAGAGATGGACCAGATCTGGTCATTGTTCATGAGAACTTTCCAGTCTGGTAGGGGAGTCAGATACAAAACTGGATGGTATGTGTCACCTGCAAGGGAGAGTAGGGCACCTGAGTGTCACAGAGAAAGCACCCCACCGCCTAGAGAGTCAGAGAAGGATCTGTTTAGTTCCTGCCTGTGACAGACATCAATAATCAAACCCTGACTTTGCTTAGCCTGCAAGTGATCAGGCATAGTCTAGGGGATCTGGGAGTGTCCTGTGACTTCTGGTTCTACTATCAGGGGAAGACCTCACCTGCCTTGCCCCTGGCTCCCCAAGGTGCAGCCAGAAGTCGAGGAGCTGGAACCCTCACTGTCGGGGCCAGGGCAGCAAGCAGCAGAGAAGCATGCGCTAGGACGACTGCAGTACTCACTGGATTATGACTTCCAGAGTGGCCAGGTGGGTGTGGAGGAGGGGGATGCCTCCCAGGGGAGCTCAGCCCCCCCCAGAGGATGCCCTGGAAGGGATGCTAAGACTTGGGTTTCCTCTGCTGGGCACCTACAGCTGCTGGTGGGTATCCTGGAAGCTGAAGGATTGGCTGCCTTGGACCTGGGAGGTTCTTCGGACCCATATGTGCGGGTCTACCTGCTGCCAGACAAGCGTAGGCGATATGAGACCAAGGTGCATCGGCAGACGCTGAACCCACACTTTGGGGAGACCTTCGCTTTCAAGGTGAGCTCTGTCTTCCTTGCGGAGGCAGGCTGTGGAGTGTTCCAGGAGCTGGAATGCTGGGGACCCACCCTCTTCAGCCTTTCCGGGAGGCAATCACAGCTCAGTTGGCACCTGGGGGGCTTCACTGGACCCTGTGTTGGGGGGGAGGCACTAGGACACCTGGGCTGTTGCCTTGGCCCTTAGGCCCTCCACTTGGGTTCTGTTGGCCCGTGGTTCTGTTCCTGTGGATCCCGGTACTCCCCCACCTAGTTCCATTAATGTCCCCACTGTTCCCTCGGCGCCCTCCCTCACTGCTGCACCGGAGCCCTTCACTGGAACATACTGTactccacttcctcttcctttctcccctccaCTTTTATTTTCTCCGTGCTCCCTCCCCACCCAGGTCCCCTATGTGGAGCTGGGGGGGAGGGTGCTGGTCATGGCGGTATATGACTTCGACCGCTTCTCCCGAAACGACGCCATTGGGGAGGCGCGGGTTCCTATGAGCTCTGTGGATCTGGGACGACCTGTGCAGGCCTGGCTGGAACTGCAGGCGGCCCCGAGGGAGGAGGTGAGCACTCATGGCCACGCCCTGGCACCCGCCCACTCCTACCTTGGGCCAATCAGCGGGTAGGTTTTCAGAGCACACCCACAGAGCCGGAGGGTTAGACCCTAGAACCAGTGGACCCTTGTGCTTAACTCCGGCCCTTTCCcatgggggaggaaagaaagctgAGAGAAGATGGATGTGGAGCTGGGGCTCTGGTGACGCATCCCTTTCCTCCTTTAGCAGGAGAAACTCGGGGACATCTGCTTCTCTCTCCGTTATGTCCCCACCGCAGGGAAGCTCACCGTCATTGTCCTGGAGGCTAAAAACTTGAAGAAGATGGATGTGGGCGGACTATCAGGTGAGAAAATGGTGTCTGCGGCTGTGCACCAGGGCTCTGGTTCCGCAGCCGGAGGGCGGGGTGTCTGGAAAGTGGAGCTCCCTGTGCTATGGGACATTCAGATTACATTTTGGCGGAGAGAGGGAGACCCGGGCGTATGGTCGGAGTGTCTGTGATGGTCCAAAGGGTCATCCATTCTCCAGAACCCCTGAGCTCAGCAGTGCGGGATGGGGGCGCTATAagaccctcctccctctcccagatCCCTACGTCAAGGTCCACCTGCTGCAGGGCGGCAAAAAGGTGCGGAAGAAGAAAACCACCATTAAGAAGAACACTCTCAACCCCTATTACAACGAGGCCTTCAGCTTCGAGGTGCCCTGTGACCAAGTCCAGGTGAGCCCAGACCTGCCTCTGCCGCAGTAGCCCCTGCCCAAGGGCCCAGGCCTTGGGAGCCACTGTTACAAGAGGAAGGGAGGCACTCCGCATCCCCATAGAAACCAGGTCGTGGGGCTGAGGTGTGTTATGGATCTGTTTCCTCCCGTGAGGGTCTGGAGGCACAGCCCACTGAGGAAGAGTCTTCTAAAACCTGGGCTTGGCATTCTCTCCCCACCTCCAAGATGCTCCACCTAAACCAGACCAGCTTTTTCCACCCC is a window of Ictidomys tridecemlineatus isolate mIctTri1 chromosome 15, mIctTri1.hap1, whole genome shotgun sequence DNA encoding:
- the Syt5 gene encoding synaptotagmin-5 isoform X1 is translated as MLLEPPTPGPAASDAPPDSSRIRHGAVPPWALATIVLVSGLLVFSCCFCFYRKRCRRRLGKKSQAQAQVHLQEVKELGRSYIDKVQPEVEELEPSLSGPGQQAAEKHALGRLQYSLDYDFQSGQLLVGILEAEGLAALDLGGSSDPYVRVYLLPDKRRRYETKVHRQTLNPHFGETFAFKVPYVELGGRVLVMAVYDFDRFSRNDAIGEARVPMSSVDLGRPVQAWLELQAAPREEQEKLGDICFSLRYVPTAGKLTVIVLEAKNLKKMDVGGLSDPYVKVHLLQGGKKVRKKKTTIKKNTLNPYYNEAFSFEVPCDQVQKVQVELTVLDYDKLGKNEAIGRVAVGAAVGGAGLRHWADMLANPRRPIAQWHSLRPPDRVRLLPAP
- the Syt5 gene encoding synaptotagmin-5 isoform X2; the protein is MLLEPPTPGPAASDAPPDSSRIRHGAVPPWALATIVLVSGLLVFSCCFCFYRKRCRRRLGKKSQAQAQVHLQEVKELGRSYIDKVQPEVEELEPSLSGPGQQAAEKHALGRLQYSLDYDFQSGQLLVGILEAEGLAALDLGGSSDPYVRVYLLPDKRRRYETKVHRQTLNPHFGETFAFKVPYVELGGRVLVMAVYDFDRFSRNDAIGEARVPMSSVDLGRPVQAWLELQAAPREEEKLGDICFSLRYVPTAGKLTVIVLEAKNLKKMDVGGLSDPYVKVHLLQGGKKVRKKKTTIKKNTLNPYYNEAFSFEVPCDQVQKVQVELTVLDYDKLGKNEAIGRVAVGAAVGGAGLRHWADMLANPRRPIAQWHSLRPPDRVRLLPAP